The Candidatus Nitrosopumilus sp. SW genomic sequence TGAACTAAATGCATTATTTACTGTAAGTAACAGTGCTGCGTGGACCAGTAACATAATTCCAAGTCGAGCATAACTGATTGTGTGGGCTAAACTTTCTACTGTCTTACCAAGGAACACTTCCATCACAACATTTGCTGCAGAACCTCCATCTTCTGGATGTCTCTTTGCATGCATTATTCCTCCAACCATCATCATTGCCATAGATGCAATTACAATTACTACTGCAATTCTTGTAACAATCCAAACTTGTGCCCATTCTCCTAAGAATATTGTAACCCATGGGACTGCTTCTGTGTGTACTTTGGAATACATGTTCATGACATCATATTGTGAACCAATTGCACACATCATGATAACTACAATACCTCCATAGAGTGTGATGTTTGGAATTGCTTCCAAGTACATGACAATCTTGTGACCTTCTTTAGCTAATCTCTTGATTCTAAGAACCATTGCCCAAACAAGGTGGATAATTCCAATGAATAATGAAACTTTGAGAATATTGATTACTTGTTCAAATGTTAATTCTGCAACACTGAGAATGCCTACAATCCAACTTACTGAATGTAAAGCTCCTCCCTCTTCTAACAATCCTTCTAATGGTCCCATATGATCAAGGTGATAACCAAACGCTTCTCCTGCACCTACACCTGCAATAGCTGCTGCTGCACCAGAAATAGCAATTAACATTCCCCATCTGGAAAGATTACCTTGTCCTTTGAATTTGAATAACAATCCCATTCCCATTAACAATAAACCATGACCCAAGTCTGCAAACATCAGTCCGTAGAAAATTGGCCACATCAATGCAATCATTGGTGTAGGGTCTGCTTCTCCTTTTCCTGGAATACCTTGACTTTCTGTAATTACTTCAAAAGTTCTAACGAATTTTTTATTATCAAATAATGTTGGAATTTGTTCTTTATGTTTAGGATCTGTAATTTCTTCAGTTAGTGAAGTCCATTGTTTTGTAATGTCTCTGAACTTGTCTTCCATTTTACTTGGAATGAATCCTTGAATAACTGCAAAGTGTTTAGTCCCACCTGGTTTTCTTAAAGTCTCAAGAACGTCTTTTGCAACAAGTGCTTCTTCGTGTAATACAAGAATATCACGTCTAATCTTTTTCTTAATTCCTGCAATCTGCTTTGCAATTTGTGCCTGTTTTGCTGTAAGTTCTTTTAGTTTTGCTTCAGCATTAGTATAGGCTTCTGATGGTATCTGTGACATGCCGTCTGGAATGGAAAATGGATTTGCGTTAAAGCCTCTAAGTACTTTGAGTGCTTTTTCTGAATCATCAATTCCACAAATTACTAGAATTGCGGCTTTGTCTTTACTTTCTAAATCATATTTGTAAAATGTAATACCTTCTAATGCTCTACTAATTTCTTCAAAGTCTTCAGAATTTATCACAAAGAGATTTGTATAGAAATACTTCATCAATCCAAATCCTGAAAGATCAATATTGAGTTTTTTAGCAACTTCTAAAGTCTCTTTTAATGAACGATATTCTTCAATTCCTCTTTTTGTGTCTGCTTGTTCTTCTAGAAGCTTTGCTGGTTCGTCAATTATTGATGGAGCTCTCTTTTGGAGATCATTTACCATATCCTCAATTTCACCAATTTCATAATCCTTCTTTTTGATGATAGTTCCTTTGAACAAAATTTCTAAAATTCCTACAGTTGGTGGAACTCCTAGTCCTTTAATCACATCATCAATTGATTGGTAAGTTTTTTGTGCCTCTAAAAGAAGATCATCAATTTCTGGTGTGACTAGGTCATTTTCAGTATCAATCTTATGAAACCATTCAAACTCTGTTAGTCTAGAAATTGCACTTGGAGACTCACTTCTTGGTAAAATTATGCTTCCAAGTTTTAGATCGGCTACTACCAAGATAATCCAACAGGAACTCCTTTGATTTTAATATCTTTCTGAAACGCAATTCCCAAACATTAAAATCTATTACGGATTTACGCGACTCATTGGCAAATTCTGCTTTAGAAACCACTATTAGCAAAATTCTTGAACAAACTGAGAAATCTGTCATTTCAAATGTTGAATCTGCTCTAAATGAATCTCTCAAATCACTTGATGATTCTGTTCCTAAACTTGAACAAGAATTTGACAAAATCATTGCAGATGGAAAAAAAGAAGCCGATAAAATTGAAAAACAGATTATGGGAAGTGCCGATATTGAGGCTAGAAATAAGCAATTAATGGCATTAGAAGAAGCAGTCGACAAAGTATTTTCAAAAGCACTTGAACAAATTGCAAATGCTGATCGCAGTGGTGATTATTCTAATTTAATTAAAACAATGATTGAAGAAGCAACTCAAATTTTGGGAACTTCAGAAATTACTGTTATTACAAATGCAAAAGACAAAGATGTAGTTCAATCAACTTTATCTCAATTCTCAGGAGCTGAAATGTCTTCTGATACAATCGATTGTCTTGGTGGAGTTGTTGTAAAATCAAAAGATGGTGCAATGACATTTGATAATACGATCGATGCAAGAATTGAACGTCTGAAGCCTTTAATAAGGAAAGAGATTGCATCCAAATTCGGGGTAGGAGAATAAGATGGCAGCTCAAGGTAGAATTGTTTGGGTAAGTGGTCCTGCAGTTAGGGCCGATGGTATGTCTGAAGCAAAGATGTACGAAACAGTAACTGTTGGAAATTCAAAATTAGTCGGTGAAGTAATTAGATTAACAGGAGATGTAGCATTTATCCAAGTTTATGAATCAACAAGTGGATTAAAACCAGGTGAACCTGTAGTTGGTACTGGAAACCCACTTAGTGTTTTGTTAGGTCCTGGAATTATTGGACAACTTTATGATGGAATTCAAAGACCACTAAGAGCATTATCTGAAGCTTCTGGTTCCTTTATCGGAAGAGGTATTACAACTACTCCAGTTGACATGACCAAAAAGTACCACTTTGTTCCATCAGTTAGTAATGGTGATGAAGTTGCAGCAGGAAATGTAATTGGAACAGTTCAAGAAACTGATCTTATTGAACACTCTATCATGGTTCCACCAGATCACAAAGGTGGAAAAATTGCAAACATTGTATCTGAAGGAGATTATGATTTAGAAACTGTATTGGCAACAACTGAGAGCGACGGTCAAAACGTTGAACTCAAAATGTATCACAGATGGCCTGTAAGAAAGCCACGTCCATACAAGAATAGATACGATCCAACAGTTCCACTACTTACTGGACAACGTGTAATTGATACATTCTTCCCAATTGCAAAAGGAGGAACAGGTTCAATCCCAGGAGCATTTGGAACAGGAAAGACAGTTACATTACACCAAATTGCAAAATGGGCAGATTCTCAAGTTGTAGTTTACATCGGTTGTGGTGAGAGAGGAAATGAAATGACAGAGGTACTAGTCGAGTTCCCACATCTCAAAGACCCACGTAGTGGAAAACCACTTATGGATAGAACTGTACTTGTTGCAAATACTAGTAACATGCCAGTAGCAGCAAGAGAGGCAAGTATCTACACTGGTGTAACAATTGCAGAATATTATAGAGATATGGGTAAAGACGTTGTACTTGTAGCAGATTCTACAAGTAGATGGGCAGAAGCACTCAGAGAAATGAGTGGTAGATTAGAAGAGATGCCTGCAGAAGAAGGTTATCCATCATATCTTGCATCAAGATTAGCAGAATTTTATGAAAGAGCAGGTCGTGTTAGAGCAGCAGGAAGTCCAGACCGTGATGGTTCTGTAACTTTGATTGGTGCTGTTTCACCATCTGGTGGTGACTTTACAGAACCAGTTACAACTCACACCATGAGATTTATCAAAACATTCTGGGCTTTGGATGCAAAGCTAGCATACTCTAGACACTATCCATCAATTAACTGGATGAACAGCTATTCTGGTTATCTTGCAGATATTGCAAAGTGGTGGGGAGAAAACATCAACGAAGATTGGTTAAGTCTTAGAAGTGAAGTTTATGGTGTCTTACAAAGAGAAGATACACTAAAAGAAATTGTTAGACTCTTAGGACCTGAAGCACTTCCAGATGAAGAAAAATTAATTCTTGAAGTTGCAAGAATGGTAAAGATTGGTCTATTACAACAAAACTCATTTGATGATGTTGACACTTATTGTAGTCCAGAGAAACAATACAAACTAATGAAATTACTAGTTGACTTTTACAAGAAAGGCCAACAAGCAATCAAGGAAGGAACTCCTTTGGCTGACATTCGTGCAATGTCAAGTATTACTTCACTTCTCAAAGCTAGAATGGATGTCAAAGACGATGAGATGCCAAAACTTGATCAACTAGAAAAAGACATGCAAGAAGAATTCAAATCAATTACAGGAGTGAAAGTATCAAATTGACAGCAGAAGGCGGAGTCCAATACAGTAAGATTGCAGAAATTAAAGGTCCTCTAGTTATTGTAGATGATGTTGAGAATGCAGCATTTGATGAATTAGTTGAAATTGAAACTACTGATGGTGAAAGAAGATTAGGTAAAGTTCTCGAAGTTGGAAACGGTAAAGCAATTGTCCAAGTTTTCGAGGGAACTACTGGATTATCAATTGCCGCAACAAATGCAAAGTTTGTAGGTAAAGTTATGGAAATGCCTGTTTCCAGAGAAGTACTTGGTAGAGTCTTTGATGGTTTAGGTAGACCAAAAGATGGACTACCAGATCCTATTGCTGATAAATTTATTGACATTAACGGTGAACCAATGAACCCAGAACAACGTGAATATCCAAAAGATTTCATTCAAACTGGTGTATCTGTTATTGATGGAATGATTACTCTAGTTAGAGGACAGAAACTTCCAATCTTTTCAGGTTCTGGTATGTCACACAATCTCTTAGCCGCCCAAATAGCAAGACAAGCAAGTGTAATTGGTACACAAGATGATTTTGCTGTAGTCTTTGCAGCAATTGGTGTGCAATACAGTGAAGCAGAATATTTCAGAAGAAGTCTTGAAGAATCTGGCGCTCTAAAAAGAAGTGTTCTTTTCTTAAACACAGCAGACGATCCTGCAATTGAGAGAATTATTACTCCTCGTGTTGCATTAACAGTTGCTGAATATTTGGCATTTGAATTAGGAATGCACGTTCTGGTAATTCTTACTGATATGACAAACTATGCAGAAGCACTCAGAGAGATTAGTGCAGCAAGAGAGGAAGTACCTGGAAGAAAAGGTTATCCTGGTTATCTTTACACTGACCTTTCAACAATTTATGAAAGAGCAGGAAAACTAAATGGAAAGAAAGGAAGTGTTACACAAGTTCCAATCTTGTCAATGCCTTCTGATGATATTACTCACCCAATTCCTGACCTTACTGGTTACATTACTGAAGGACAAATTGTACTTGGTAGAGATTTGTTCAGACAAGGAGTTTATCCACCAGTAAACATCTTGATGAGTCTCTCAAGACTGATGAAAGACGGTATTGGTGAAGGAAGTACCAGAGCAGATCATGGTGAAATTTCAAATCAGGTTTATGATGCATACTCTAGAGCACAAGAAGTCAGAGCACTTGCAGGAATTGTAGGTAAAGCAGGACTTACTGAAATTGATTTGAAATACATGGATGTAGGTGATGTCTTTGAAAATGAATTCCTCTCACAAGCAACTGATGAGAATAGAACCATTGAAGAAACATTAGGTATCTTATGGAAGATTGTATCCAAACTACCAAAGAACGAAATTACAAAAATCAAAGATAAGTACGTAGAACAGTATTACAAGGAAGAGTAACAAAATGTCATTTGGACAAAATGTTGCTGCTACAAAAATTGAACTTTTCAAATACAAAAAATCTAGTCAAGTAGCCATAATGGTTCAGAAAATTCTAGATGATAAGCGTAAAGTCCTCCTAAAAAACATTGAAGAGATGATTGAAGAAGCCTCAAAAGCAAGAGGTGGAATCTGGGAACCATTACAAGACATCTATAGTTCTGTTAATGAAGCATATTTGGCATTAGGTTCTTCAACTGTAGACTCTGTTGCTGAATCCACACCTTCTGTTATGGAAGTAGAAGTAAATGTCAGAAGAGTTGTTGATGTAAAAATTCCTGCACTATCTGTTACTGAAAAAGATACAAAATCAATGCCATATGGATTTGCTGATACAAACTCCTCCATCGATAGAGCAGCAAAACAGATCAAAGAACTCTTGCCAAAAATCTGTAAAGCCGCAGAATATGAAAATTCAATTTTCAGTCTTGCAAAGGCATTAGAGAAGACTCAGAAATTACTTAATGCACTTGAGAATGTCATTATACCTCAATATCAACAAAAAGTGAGATTTATCATTGCAACTCTTGAGGAAAGAGAAAGAGAAGAATTCGCAAAGTTAAAAAAAGTCAAGGCAAAGATGGAGAGTAGATAATAATGGGAAAAGAAGAAATCAAAAAAATAATTGAAGATTCTAAACGATCACTAGAAAGCGAGCATGAAAATTTTGCAAAATCTGTAAAAGACGATCTCAACTCTTTCAAAAAGAAAGCTTTAGAAAAAATATGATCCAATCTCACCATGATTTAAATATGGACTTTGAGGAGGCACATCATCCATGAAAACTATAGTCTTGTTACTTATGGCAGCAGCTGTAATTTCTATTTCAGGATCTACTAGTATTGCATATGCCGCAGAAGGAGATGCAGCAGCAAGTTCAGACTCTTTGAAGATTCTCGGTGCTGGTCTAGCATTCGGTCTTGCAGCATTTGGCGCTGGTATTGGTCTTGGTCAAGTAGGTGCAGCAGGTCTTGCAGTCATTAGTGAGAACCCAGCTTTACAATCTAAGGTGTTCATCTTCGTAGGTATGGTCGAATCAATCGCAATCTACGGTATAGTTATGATGTTTATCATCTTAGGACAATAGTCCTAAACAACATATTTTTCAATTTTTAAAATTTTTTAATAATATTTTAGCTTGTTTACATCTAGCACTCTTGCACAATATCTGCATTTGAGAACCGTTCCTTCTTTGTCAATTACATCCATGATTGATTCTATGTGCTCAGTACTGTTTGTAATGCAATCTGGATTTGAGCATCGAAATATCTTATCAATCTCGTTTGGAAGTGATACTCTTCTCTTTTCTACCAATTTGTAGTCCTTGATCATATTGATAGTAGCTTTGGGTGCAATTACTGCAATCTTGTTGGTATCGTCATCTTTTAGAAACTTGTTTTCTACTTTGATGATGTCTTTTTTCTTAAATTTCCCACTTGGGACATTCAAGGCTATGGTAATTAGACTGCCGTCCTTGCCATCTATTCTCAAAGCATTGAGTACCTGCAGACCTTTACCTTCATCAATATGGTCAATTACAGTGCCTTCCTTAATTCGTCGAACCATAAGTTCGGACTGTTCCATCAGAATACTTTGTATACCCACCTGTATATATCATTGAGAGCATGAACGAGTTCTACAAAAAAGACATAATTTCAATTAAGGACTATAACAAGGAACAACTCGAAAAAATCTTTGCATCAACTGATAGAATTATGCAATTGAATCCATCTGATAGGAGAGAAATCTGTAAAGGAATGACATTGGCATATCTGTTCTATGAGCCAAGTACTAGAACACGTCTAAGTTTTGATTCTGCAATGGCATCAATTGGAGGAAATTCTTTGGGAATTGCTGATACAAATTCTTCATCGACTCAGAAAGGTGAGAGTTTGGCTGATACTGTTAGGATAATGTCTATTTATTCGGATGTTCTAGTTTTACGACATACATTAGATGGTTCTAGTAGATTCGCAGCTGAAGTTTCAGACAAGCCTGTAATCAATGCAGGTAGTGGAACTGAAGAGCATCCAACCCAAGCAATTCAAGATTTGTTTACAATCAAAAAAGAAAAGAAAAAGATTGACGGACTAAAAATTGGAATTGTTGGTGATCTAAAGTATGGAAGAACAGTTTACTCTTTGTTGTATGGATTAGGAAACTATGATGTTGATGTTCGTTTAATTTCTCCAGAATCACTACGAATTAGATCTGATTCAACATATGAAATCAAACAGAGATTAGACTATACTGAATCTACAAACATTGAAGAACACATTGATGACTTGGATGTTCTTTATGTAACAAGAATTCAAAAAGAGAGATTCCCTGATGAAGAAGAATACCTCAAAGTAAAGGGTAGTTATGTTGTAGGATTGGACTTGCTCAAACAAATGAAAGATGATAGTATCATTTTACATCCACTTCCAAGAATTGATGAAATCTCAACCGACATTGATAAAACTAAAAATGCAAAATACTTTGAGCAAGCTGAATATGGAAAATACACACGTGCTGCATTATTGGGCTTGACATTAAACGAAAACGGCTTTTAGAATCCGTATTCCATATATCTAGAGACGTTTCAACATGATTATTGGCTGAAACTAAAGTAATTCCAATTTTTCCCTTGGACTTGGTATTGTTCCCTAGGCAAGAACTTCCTTTGAGAATCTTTGAGCCACGTTACAAGCAGTTAGTTGATGATTGTATGCTTGGAGATGGTCAATTCGGTGTTTGTTTGATTGATGAAACAAATTCAGTTAATGGCTGGAGCTCTCCAAAGAAAGTGGGTACTATTGCAAAAATCACGAAATGTGAAGATGTTGAAATGGATGGATTACAACTCCATATTGAAACCCTAGGACGAAATTCATTTAAAATTAAAAAAATTATTCCTCCTTCAATTCCACAACCTGAAAACTATGATCCACTTTCAGTTGAAGGACATCAACTAATCTCAGAGATGCATGAAAAAGTTGGAACTGAAGAAAAAATGTACATTCAAGCTGAAGTTGAAATGATTCCTGAAATTGATGAGAACATTTCTCTTGAGCAATGGGAAAAACTAGTAGAGATGTGGAAAAAAAAGATTGTCAAACAAGCATTACCTCAAGTCGTTGAACCTCACTCTTTAGATCATGTTTTAGAGCAATACTATCTTACAACTGACACTCCTACAATTGATTACATCTATTCCCTTTCTGCACTTGGAGCAAAAGATCCTAATGATCTACAACCAATACTGGAGGCTACAACAATGGCTGAATTGATTCAAAAAGTTGAAGAATTACTCACAGTAAAATAGCCCCAAGTAAGATTTGAGATGATGTCGATTACAAAATTTTCAATATTGGCATTAGCAGCATGTTTGTTGTTTCCTGCCAGTAGTGTTTATGGTCATGGATTGGGAATTGATACCATATCATCAGTAAATGTTGCTGGAAAAGAAATCTCAATTTCAGTAGAGATGCCAATGTACTTTGAAAACGAACAAGAACAAATTACAATTACTGCAACTGATAAAGAAACAAACGAACCTGCAAAAAATGTTACATTTCTCATTGGATTGTTTCATAGTAATGAGATGATTTTTAGAAATTACTTTTTCACAGAAAATGGTGTTTTACCAATAAAAATTTCGTCACAAGAAGGAAATGATAATTTTGTAATTAATGGAGAACAAGACTCACTTTTAGGAGCATATCATGGAACTGAATCATCCCCAATTGAAATTGCAGGCTCTGTTTTTGATTCAGGTGGACTGTACACTTTTGAAATTGAAGTTAGAACAATTGATGAGCCTACCAACATCATAGAAGACTCAGGTGCATATCGTGCTGATTTGAGTATTGTTGAGACCAGTTCTCATCCTCAAAAAGATGCTGAAGGAAATGATGTGGACTTTAGAATGAAGTCATATTTTGATAAAATCTCAAATTTTCAATATAATCCTGTAGCAAAAAAAGTAACTTTTGAGATGCCTTTTGACTGGGGTGAGAGCAGCATGTCTCATGTCTCAGTTATACATGAGGAAGTACATTTTCCAAAAGATTTTGTTGAATTTTTATCTCCTAGTTATTCTGGATATGTAAATGGAATTGAATTATTCAAATCTTCAGTTTCAGTTGATGATTATACAGAAGATCATGAAAGAATAGTTCATTTTGTTTTGTTACAAGATCATCTTAGATTTCTGAAAAATGAAATGAAAAAATCAGATGAACCCCTACCTGATAATATTGTATTCACTTTATCCACTAGTGAAAAAACTGCTTTTCCATTAGAAGCTTATACAAAAAGTGAGGACTATAAGGTAAATCTATCATGGGATCCTGCAGATCTTGAACCTGGAGTTGAAACAAATTTTGTTTTTACTATTAGAGATGCAAGAACAAATGAACCTTTAAGAAATTCTGATTATACATTTGTAATTATTCAAAATGGTCAAGAGATACACCGTATATCTGGTGTAGCACAAGTTGGCGGTGAATTTGAAAAATACACATTTGCTGAAGATCAGACAGGACCTACAATAATTAAATTTGAAAACATACGAAATACTGGACAAGAAACTGAATTTGGGATGGTT encodes the following:
- a CDS encoding V-type ATP synthase subunit I; the protein is MVVADLKLGSIILPRSESPSAISRLTEFEWFHKIDTENDLVTPEIDDLLLEAQKTYQSIDDVIKGLGVPPTVGILEILFKGTIIKKKDYEIGEIEDMVNDLQKRAPSIIDEPAKLLEEQADTKRGIEEYRSLKETLEVAKKLNIDLSGFGLMKYFYTNLFVINSEDFEEISRALEGITFYKYDLESKDKAAILVICGIDDSEKALKVLRGFNANPFSIPDGMSQIPSEAYTNAEAKLKELTAKQAQIAKQIAGIKKKIRRDILVLHEEALVAKDVLETLRKPGGTKHFAVIQGFIPSKMEDKFRDITKQWTSLTEEITDPKHKEQIPTLFDNKKFVRTFEVITESQGIPGKGEADPTPMIALMWPIFYGLMFADLGHGLLLMGMGLLFKFKGQGNLSRWGMLIAISGAAAAIAGVGAGEAFGYHLDHMGPLEGLLEEGGALHSVSWIVGILSVAELTFEQVINILKVSLFIGIIHLVWAMVLRIKRLAKEGHKIVMYLEAIPNITLYGGIVVIMMCAIGSQYDVMNMYSKVHTEAVPWVTIFLGEWAQVWIVTRIAVVIVIASMAMMMVGGIMHAKRHPEDGGSAANVVMEVFLGKTVESLAHTISYARLGIMLLVHAALLLTVNNAFSSLGGSESVGAWAMIIGGNLGIMMIEGLIVYIQSLRLHLYEFFTKWYDGGSQPFRQIRPELIYNQFIWKRK
- a CDS encoding V-type ATP synthase subunit E, with the translated sequence MANSALETTISKILEQTEKSVISNVESALNESLKSLDDSVPKLEQEFDKIIADGKKEADKIEKQIMGSADIEARNKQLMALEEAVDKVFSKALEQIANADRSGDYSNLIKTMIEEATQILGTSEITVITNAKDKDVVQSTLSQFSGAEMSSDTIDCLGGVVVKSKDGAMTFDNTIDARIERLKPLIRKEIASKFGVGE
- a CDS encoding V-type ATP synthase subunit A, with the protein product MAAQGRIVWVSGPAVRADGMSEAKMYETVTVGNSKLVGEVIRLTGDVAFIQVYESTSGLKPGEPVVGTGNPLSVLLGPGIIGQLYDGIQRPLRALSEASGSFIGRGITTTPVDMTKKYHFVPSVSNGDEVAAGNVIGTVQETDLIEHSIMVPPDHKGGKIANIVSEGDYDLETVLATTESDGQNVELKMYHRWPVRKPRPYKNRYDPTVPLLTGQRVIDTFFPIAKGGTGSIPGAFGTGKTVTLHQIAKWADSQVVVYIGCGERGNEMTEVLVEFPHLKDPRSGKPLMDRTVLVANTSNMPVAAREASIYTGVTIAEYYRDMGKDVVLVADSTSRWAEALREMSGRLEEMPAEEGYPSYLASRLAEFYERAGRVRAAGSPDRDGSVTLIGAVSPSGGDFTEPVTTHTMRFIKTFWALDAKLAYSRHYPSINWMNSYSGYLADIAKWWGENINEDWLSLRSEVYGVLQREDTLKEIVRLLGPEALPDEEKLILEVARMVKIGLLQQNSFDDVDTYCSPEKQYKLMKLLVDFYKKGQQAIKEGTPLADIRAMSSITSLLKARMDVKDDEMPKLDQLEKDMQEEFKSITGVKVSN
- a CDS encoding V-type ATP synthase subunit B, with translation MTAEGGVQYSKIAEIKGPLVIVDDVENAAFDELVEIETTDGERRLGKVLEVGNGKAIVQVFEGTTGLSIAATNAKFVGKVMEMPVSREVLGRVFDGLGRPKDGLPDPIADKFIDINGEPMNPEQREYPKDFIQTGVSVIDGMITLVRGQKLPIFSGSGMSHNLLAAQIARQASVIGTQDDFAVVFAAIGVQYSEAEYFRRSLEESGALKRSVLFLNTADDPAIERIITPRVALTVAEYLAFELGMHVLVILTDMTNYAEALREISAAREEVPGRKGYPGYLYTDLSTIYERAGKLNGKKGSVTQVPILSMPSDDITHPIPDLTGYITEGQIVLGRDLFRQGVYPPVNILMSLSRLMKDGIGEGSTRADHGEISNQVYDAYSRAQEVRALAGIVGKAGLTEIDLKYMDVGDVFENEFLSQATDENRTIEETLGILWKIVSKLPKNEITKIKDKYVEQYYKEE
- a CDS encoding V-type ATP synthase subunit D, encoding MSFGQNVAATKIELFKYKKSSQVAIMVQKILDDKRKVLLKNIEEMIEEASKARGGIWEPLQDIYSSVNEAYLALGSSTVDSVAESTPSVMEVEVNVRRVVDVKIPALSVTEKDTKSMPYGFADTNSSIDRAAKQIKELLPKICKAAEYENSIFSLAKALEKTQKLLNALENVIIPQYQQKVRFIIATLEEREREEFAKLKKVKAKMESR
- a CDS encoding ATP synthase subunit C; this encodes MKTIVLLLMAAAVISISGSTSIAYAAEGDAAASSDSLKILGAGLAFGLAAFGAGIGLGQVGAAGLAVISENPALQSKVFIFVGMVESIAIYGIVMMFIILGQ
- the pyrI gene encoding aspartate carbamoyltransferase regulatory subunit, whose protein sequence is MEQSELMVRRIKEGTVIDHIDEGKGLQVLNALRIDGKDGSLITIALNVPSGKFKKKDIIKVENKFLKDDDTNKIAVIAPKATINMIKDYKLVEKRRVSLPNEIDKIFRCSNPDCITNSTEHIESIMDVIDKEGTVLKCRYCARVLDVNKLKYY
- the pyrB gene encoding aspartate carbamoyltransferase; amino-acid sequence: MNEFYKKDIISIKDYNKEQLEKIFASTDRIMQLNPSDRREICKGMTLAYLFYEPSTRTRLSFDSAMASIGGNSLGIADTNSSSTQKGESLADTVRIMSIYSDVLVLRHTLDGSSRFAAEVSDKPVINAGSGTEEHPTQAIQDLFTIKKEKKKIDGLKIGIVGDLKYGRTVYSLLYGLGNYDVDVRLISPESLRIRSDSTYEIKQRLDYTESTNIEEHIDDLDVLYVTRIQKERFPDEEEYLKVKGSYVVGLDLLKQMKDDSIILHPLPRIDEISTDIDKTKNAKYFEQAEYGKYTRAALLGLTLNENGF
- a CDS encoding LON peptidase substrate-binding domain-containing protein, whose amino-acid sequence is MAETKVIPIFPLDLVLFPRQELPLRIFEPRYKQLVDDCMLGDGQFGVCLIDETNSVNGWSSPKKVGTIAKITKCEDVEMDGLQLHIETLGRNSFKIKKIIPPSIPQPENYDPLSVEGHQLISEMHEKVGTEEKMYIQAEVEMIPEIDENISLEQWEKLVEMWKKKIVKQALPQVVEPHSLDHVLEQYYLTTDTPTIDYIYSLSALGAKDPNDLQPILEATTMAELIQKVEELLTVK
- a CDS encoding PEFG-CTERM sorting domain-containing protein, whose amino-acid sequence is MSITKFSILALAACLLFPASSVYGHGLGIDTISSVNVAGKEISISVEMPMYFENEQEQITITATDKETNEPAKNVTFLIGLFHSNEMIFRNYFFTENGVLPIKISSQEGNDNFVINGEQDSLLGAYHGTESSPIEIAGSVFDSGGLYTFEIEVRTIDEPTNIIEDSGAYRADLSIVETSSHPQKDAEGNDVDFRMKSYFDKISNFQYNPVAKKVTFEMPFDWGESSMSHVSVIHEEVHFPKDFVEFLSPSYSGYVNGIELFKSSVSVDDYTEDHERIVHFVLLQDHLRFLKNEMKKSDEPLPDNIVFTLSTSEKTAFPLEAYTKSEDYKVNLSWDPADLEPGVETNFVFTIRDARTNEPLRNSDYTFVIIQNGQEIHRISGVAQVGGEFEKYTFAEDQTGPTIIKFENIRNTGQETEFGMVVAPEFGTIALLVLVISIASVIFVTRKNSFRLQLA